Within the Leptogranulimonas caecicola genome, the region CTTCCAAAGAGGCGCTTGCCCAGCCCTGCGTGGATCCTCGATTCCACGTCATCGCAAACCGCGGCATCGCACCCTACCTGGAGGATTACGGCGCCGACGGCCATGGCGGGCTGGTATGGGCGAGCAATCGTCTCTATGGGCGCGATCTGCTGGCAGCCATGAAGGCTATCACCGGCTAACCAGCACCTTCGGGTAAGGAAGGGCTGCCAAACCGAAAAGCCAAGGGTTTCTCGGCAGCCATAAAGAATGCACGACCTTTTAGACGGGCCTTTTGCCTTAAGGGCGAAGGGCCCGTTTGGGGTAGGATGGACAGACGCAAAGGCTGCCCCGCAAGAGGGGTTTTACAAGATGTCGTGGGATGCTGCGGCTAAGGAGGGACTATGCTCGGCGTTGAGGAGCAGATGAAAGTCATCGAGTCTGGCGCGATGCAGATCGTGCCGCAAGAAGAGCTCAAGAAGAAGCTGGCCAAGGGCACGCCGCTCAATATCAAGCTGGGCGTGGATCCTACCAGCCCCGACCTTCACCTGGGCCATGCGGTGCCCCTGCGCAAGATGCGCCAGTTCCAGGATTTGGGCCATAACGTCACCCTCATCATCGGCAACGGCACGGCGCTCATCGGCGACCCCTCCGGTCGCGATTCCACCCGGCCGCCTCTCACGGAGGAGCAGGTGGAGGCCAATGCCAAGACCTATGTCGAGCAGGCTATGAAGATCTTGGATCCTGAGAAGACCACCATCGTGCACAACGGCGACTGGATCAAGCCGCTTACCCTCCAAGACATGCTGGGCCTCATGTCGCAGTTCACCGTGGCGCGCATCTTGGAGCGCGAGGACTTCTCCAACCGTTACCAAAACCATCTGCCCATCGCCCTGCACGAGTTCATCTACCCGGTGCTTCAAGCTTACGACTCGGTGATGATCAACGCCGATCTGGAGATGGGCGGCAACGACCAGATCTTCAACCTTCTGGCCGGCCGCGACCTCATGGAGAAGCGCGGCATGGAGCCCCAGGTGGCCCTTACCATGCCGCTTTTGGAGGGCACTGACGGCCATAAGAAGATGTCCAAGTCCTACGGCAATTACGTGGGCCTCACCGATGAGCCTGCAGACATGTACGGCAAGGTCATGTCCATTCCCGACGAGCTTCTGGGCCGCTACTACCGTCTGGCCTCCACCCTGCCGGTCGAGGAGGTGGACGCCATAGATGCCTCTCTGGCCGAGGGCACCGCAGACCCTTATGCCTTGAAGCGCCGGCTGGCTGCCAATATCGTGGAGCTCTACCACGGCGCGCAGGCAGCGCAAGATGCCGCTGCGGCCTTCGACGCCCTCTTCAAGGAGCACCAGCGCCCCCACGCCCCTGAAGTGGCCTGTGAGCTCACCGTCAACGACGAGGGCAAAGTCTACCTGCCTGCGCTGCTGGCCCAGGTGGGCCTGGCCAAGAGTGCAGGGGAGGGACGTCGCCTCATCGACGGCGGCGGCGTGCGCGTGAACGACGAGCCCTTGGCCCCAAAGACCTACAACCTTGACCCCTCCCAGGTGGAAGGCGCCTTTATCCAGGTGGGAAAGCGCAGGGCGGTCCAGCTTGTCTAAGGCATCCGCTTCCCAGACATCTTCTCCCCAGGCGCCTATGGATGCAAAGAAACCCGTACCCTTGCCGCAGGATCTCGTCTGCGAGCTGCTCGCTCCAGCCGGAGGTCCTGCGGCCTTTAGGGCAGCTTTGGCAGGTGGGGCTGATGCCATCTACTGCGGGCTTGGCAACGACTTCAACGCTCGCCGTGGGGCAGACAACTTTGATGACGCCTCCTTTCAGGAGGCATGTCAAGAGGCCCATGTGGCAGGAGCTCGCGTCTTTGTGGCCATGAACGTGCTTGTGACAGACGACGAGATGCCTGCTGCCCTGGCGCTGGCCGCCCGTGCCGTGCGGCTGGGCGCCGATGCCCTCATCATTCAAGACTGGGGGCTGGCGGCTGAGGTGGCCAGGCGCTTCCCCCAGGTAGAAGTCCATGTGTCTACCCAAGCGAACATCCAAGATCCCCGAGGGGTCCAGTGGTGCGCTGCCCAGGGCTATGAACGGGTGACGCTCTCTCGCGAGCTCTCCCTAGAAGAGATTGCAGCCTGCTGCGCCACCGGTGTAGAGTGCGAAGTCTTTGGCCATGGCGCTCTTTGTTTTTGCTATTCGGGCCTCTGCTCTATGAGCGCTCTGAGGGGATCTCGTTCGGCCAACCGAGGCCTTTGCGCCCAGCCTTGCCGACTGCCCCATGAGCTCTATAGCGCCCAGGGCAAAAGGCTGGGCCCGGTGGCCTGGGAGCGCGGCCTTTGTCCCAAAGACGCCTTAAGCCTGGATCATCTGGGCGAGCTGGTCTTAATGGGCGTGGGCTCCCTCAAGGTCGAGGGACGCATGAAAGCGCCCGACTATGTGCTTGCGGTGGTAAGCGCCTATAGGTCTGCACTGGACCGCATAGCCCGCGTGCGTTCTCGCGAGTTGGATCCAGAAGCGCGCGACTCGTTGTTCCGCCAGCTCAAGCGCGCCTTTAATCGCGACTTCACCGACGGCTACCTTCTGGGGATATCCGACAACTCCCTCATGAGCTACGAGCGGTCCAACAACAGGGGAGAGCTGGTAGGCCATGTGGTGCGTGCCCAGGGTCATGAGGCTGCCATCTATACCCAGGCTCCTTTGGGCAAGGGCGATCTGCTAGAGCTTCGCCCCAAGGACCATCCTGAGGCCTTCCTCACCACTAATGCGCCTCGGGACGTGGAGGCAGATAGCCAGGTGGTGTGCGGCGTCAAGCGCCCGGTGCCTGCAGGCACTCCCGTGCGCCTGTTGCGCAGCCAAGAAGCCATCGTGGCGGCCGAGCGCCTGCAGTCCGCTCCCTATCCAGCCAAGCGTCCAGTGTCCATGCACATTGTTTGCAAGCTGGGCCAGCCGCTCTCCATCCAGCTCTGCGCGTTGCCCAGGCGGGACGCCCCGGCGGTAGCGGTGAGCGTCCAGGGCCCTGTGGTTGAGGCCGCGCGCACCAAAGCGGTCACCGCCCAAGACCTCCAAGAGCACGCAGGCCGTCTAGGGCAGAGCCCCTTTGTGGCTGCTTCAATCACTGTAGATATTGATGAGGGCTGCGGCTTGGGCTTCTCGGCAGTCCATAGGCTCAGGAGCCAGGCTGCCGACGCCCTCGAGGA harbors:
- the tyrS gene encoding tyrosine--tRNA ligase, with the translated sequence MLGVEEQMKVIESGAMQIVPQEELKKKLAKGTPLNIKLGVDPTSPDLHLGHAVPLRKMRQFQDLGHNVTLIIGNGTALIGDPSGRDSTRPPLTEEQVEANAKTYVEQAMKILDPEKTTIVHNGDWIKPLTLQDMLGLMSQFTVARILEREDFSNRYQNHLPIALHEFIYPVLQAYDSVMINADLEMGGNDQIFNLLAGRDLMEKRGMEPQVALTMPLLEGTDGHKKMSKSYGNYVGLTDEPADMYGKVMSIPDELLGRYYRLASTLPVEEVDAIDASLAEGTADPYALKRRLAANIVELYHGAQAAQDAAAAFDALFKEHQRPHAPEVACELTVNDEGKVYLPALLAQVGLAKSAGEGRRLIDGGGVRVNDEPLAPKTYNLDPSQVEGAFIQVGKRRAVQLV
- a CDS encoding U32 family peptidase; this translates as MPQDLVCELLAPAGGPAAFRAALAGGADAIYCGLGNDFNARRGADNFDDASFQEACQEAHVAGARVFVAMNVLVTDDEMPAALALAARAVRLGADALIIQDWGLAAEVARRFPQVEVHVSTQANIQDPRGVQWCAAQGYERVTLSRELSLEEIAACCATGVECEVFGHGALCFCYSGLCSMSALRGSRSANRGLCAQPCRLPHELYSAQGKRLGPVAWERGLCPKDALSLDHLGELVLMGVGSLKVEGRMKAPDYVLAVVSAYRSALDRIARVRSRELDPEARDSLFRQLKRAFNRDFTDGYLLGISDNSLMSYERSNNRGELVGHVVRAQGHEAAIYTQAPLGKGDLLELRPKDHPEAFLTTNAPRDVEADSQVVCGVKRPVPAGTPVRLLRSQEAIVAAERLQSAPYPAKRPVSMHIVCKLGQPLSIQLCALPRRDAPAVAVSVQGPVVEAARTKAVTAQDLQEHAGRLGQSPFVAASITVDIDEGCGLGFSAVHRLRSQAADALEEAICAPYEKRVGEVAAPPSWKQWCEQAASWRKDAGLALGRPGPKGEAALRQAAQEAQVCCVVSTPEGAQAALAAGATRLYAPADALAQGGFPQETIPWLDEVCRLKDHGRLDRWVVPEAPCAVGSMSEFALAQQRGAAPEIRPCIGVSNRACVTALEKAGASGFWLSHELAVAQMAPVCAATSLPCGLVVYGQERAMTSEHCVLQMADACSGHCDTCGLRAQKLYLKNIDGRALPVTTDLQGRSRIYWDQPLDAVPKLRELLGAGLTRFMVDATLLDAQKTAASVSRLREALEAVATGAPLPAPEAGSSLGHLFSPVE